One region of Flavobacterium pisciphilum genomic DNA includes:
- the glmS gene encoding glutamine--fructose-6-phosphate transaminase (isomerizing), translated as MCGIVGYIGYREAYPIVIKGLKRLEYRGYDSAGVMLYDGEAIKLCKTKGKVSDLEAKAKDNFATNGTIGIGHTRWATHGVPNDVNSHPHLSNSGDLAIIHNGIIENYAPLKEELKKRGYIFHSDTDTEVLVNLIEEVQKQENLKLGKAVQVALNQVVGAYAIAVFDRKNPNEIVAARLGSPLAIGVGEGEYFVASDASPFIEYTTNAVYLEDGEMANIRLHKPIKIRKIKDDSLVDPYIQQLQMNLEQIEKGGYDHFMLKEIYEQPSVIKDTYRGRLHANEGIVQLAGVEDNLEKFLNADRIIIVACGTSWHAGLVAEYIFEEFARIPVEVEYASEFRYRNPIINKTDVVIAISQSGETADTMAAIKLAKEHGAFVFGVCNVVGSSISRETHAGAYTHAGPEIGVASTKAFTTQITVLTMIALRLAKAKGTLSNPDFHRYLQELELIPDKVKEVLETNDVAKEIAAAFKDSPNCLYLGRGYNFPVALEGALKLKEISYIHAEGYPAAEMKHGPIALIDEHMPVIVIAPKQGHYDKIVSNIQEIKSRSGRIVAVVTKGDTQVRELADYVIEIPETSDALSPLITTIPLQLLSYHIAVMRGCNVDQPRNLAKSVTVE; from the coding sequence ATGTGTGGAATTGTTGGATATATTGGATATAGAGAGGCATATCCTATTGTAATAAAAGGGCTAAAAAGACTCGAATACAGAGGGTATGATAGTGCTGGCGTTATGTTGTATGACGGAGAAGCAATTAAACTTTGTAAAACAAAAGGTAAAGTTTCAGATCTTGAAGCTAAAGCTAAAGATAATTTTGCTACAAACGGTACTATAGGAATAGGACATACGCGTTGGGCAACACATGGTGTTCCTAATGATGTGAATTCGCATCCCCATTTGTCTAATTCTGGAGATTTGGCGATAATACATAATGGTATTATTGAAAATTACGCTCCACTTAAAGAAGAATTAAAGAAAAGAGGATATATTTTTCATTCAGATACAGATACTGAAGTATTGGTGAATCTGATTGAAGAAGTTCAGAAACAGGAGAATCTGAAATTAGGGAAAGCGGTACAAGTGGCATTAAATCAAGTTGTAGGAGCTTATGCTATTGCAGTATTTGATAGAAAAAATCCAAACGAAATTGTTGCTGCTAGATTAGGAAGTCCATTAGCAATTGGAGTTGGTGAAGGAGAGTATTTTGTTGCATCAGATGCTTCACCTTTTATCGAGTATACTACAAATGCTGTTTATTTGGAAGATGGTGAAATGGCTAACATTAGATTACACAAGCCTATTAAAATCAGAAAAATTAAAGATGATTCATTAGTTGATCCTTACATTCAGCAACTTCAAATGAATTTAGAGCAAATTGAAAAAGGTGGTTATGACCATTTCATGCTTAAAGAAATATATGAGCAACCTAGCGTTATAAAAGATACGTATAGAGGAAGACTTCATGCAAATGAAGGAATTGTTCAATTAGCAGGTGTTGAAGATAATTTAGAAAAATTTCTTAATGCTGATAGAATAATTATTGTTGCTTGTGGTACTTCATGGCACGCAGGTTTAGTTGCAGAATATATCTTTGAGGAATTTGCCCGAATTCCTGTAGAGGTTGAATATGCTTCTGAATTCAGATACCGTAACCCTATTATCAATAAAACAGATGTAGTTATTGCAATTTCTCAATCAGGAGAAACGGCAGATACTATGGCTGCTATTAAATTGGCAAAAGAGCACGGTGCATTTGTATTTGGTGTTTGTAATGTTGTTGGTTCATCTATCTCTAGAGAGACTCATGCAGGTGCTTATACACATGCAGGTCCAGAAATTGGGGTAGCATCTACAAAAGCGTTTACAACTCAAATTACTGTATTAACAATGATTGCTTTGCGTTTAGCAAAAGCAAAAGGAACATTGTCTAATCCAGATTTCCATAGATATTTACAAGAACTTGAGCTTATCCCAGATAAGGTAAAAGAGGTTTTGGAAACAAATGATGTTGCAAAAGAGATTGCGGCTGCATTTAAGGATTCTCCAAATTGTTTGTACTTAGGAAGAGGTTATAATTTTCCTGTTGCATTAGAAGGAGCTTTAAAGCTTAAAGAGATTTCATATATTCATGCTGAGGGATATCCTGCAGCAGAAATGAAACACGGGCCAATTGCTCTTATTGATGAGCACATGCCAGTAATTGTAATTGCTCCTAAACAAGGGCATTATGATAAAATTGTAAGTAATATTCAGGAGATAAAATCAAGAAGCGGAAGAATTGTTGCTGTAGTGACAAAAGGAGATACACAGGTACGTGAATTAGCGGACTATGTGATTGAAATTCCTGAAACTTCAGATGCTTTATCACCATTAATTACAACAATTCCATTGCAACTTTTATCATATCATATAGCTGTTATGAGAGGTTGTAATGTTGATCAGCCAAGAAACTTGGCGAAGTCAGTTACTGTAGAGTAA
- a CDS encoding tail fiber protein: MKKCLLILMFFVWQINVAQNNLSPTSNVGIGTVDPLSKLTVAGSITINGGLNNTLTRPAILGSTSEYGEIRAYSMHGNKLDDGFLRLSAGGGSTAWAKTYIDLSGYSVVPDMNRNIVFGTSGGERMRIDQAGNIGIGTINPDAKLTVAGNIHAREVKITVNAGVVPDYVFANGYKLKSLQEVEEYIKKNSHLPEIPSAKEIEKNGLMLAEMNMGLLKKMEEMTLYMIEQDKEMKNLKKENEILKSFSERLSKIENELLIK; the protein is encoded by the coding sequence ATGAAAAAATGTTTATTAATACTTATGTTTTTTGTTTGGCAAATTAATGTTGCACAAAACAATCTTTCACCAACAAGTAATGTTGGTATAGGGACAGTTGACCCTCTAAGTAAATTAACTGTTGCGGGTTCTATAACAATCAACGGAGGTTTGAATAATACTTTGACAAGACCGGCGATTTTAGGAAGTACTTCTGAATATGGTGAAATCAGAGCGTATAGTATGCATGGGAATAAATTAGATGATGGTTTTTTAAGATTGTCGGCTGGAGGTGGTTCAACTGCATGGGCTAAAACATATATTGATTTATCAGGATATTCTGTAGTTCCAGACATGAACCGAAATATTGTTTTTGGAACTTCGGGTGGTGAACGTATGCGGATTGATCAAGCGGGTAATATAGGAATCGGTACAATAAATCCAGATGCTAAATTAACAGTAGCTGGCAATATACATGCCAGAGAAGTTAAAATAACTGTTAATGCGGGTGTGGTTCCTGATTATGTTTTTGCAAATGGTTATAAATTAAAATCATTACAAGAAGTTGAAGAATACATTAAAAAAAATAGCCATTTACCTGAAATTCCATCTGCAAAAGAAATTGAAAAGAATGGGTTAATGCTTGCGGAAATGAATATGGGTTTGCTTAAAAAAATGGAAGAAATGACGCTTTATATGATTGAGCAAGACAAAGAAATGAAAAATTTAAAAAAAGAAAATGAAATTCTTAAGTCATTTTCAGAGCGACTTTCTAAAATAGAAAATGAACTTTTAATTAAGTAG
- a CDS encoding TonB-dependent receptor domain-containing protein, producing MRMYLLILSLFFCGVSFAQSTISGSVTDNKKEAIPGANINVVGEASSTSTDFDGSFVLKSSKSLPLTIRITAVGYETKTVNVTSATQKVNVLLVEERTMLNEIVVSASRTPERVIESPVTIERMGIQEIRNTTAPSFYEGLENLKEVIFNTSSISFKSVNTRGFATVANTRFMQLVDGMDNSSPALNFVLGNLIGLNDLDVASVELLPGASSALYGANAFNGILFMNSKSPFTNQGISTYFKYGQTSQDVAGTNDYVDFGLRGATAFSKHFAIKANFNFVRATEWIADDLRSLTGGSIGHANNQNYDGLNIYGDEVTTFLPNVGQVSRTGYHEKDLNNNKSESVKADFAMHLKPWDNETEFVFQYKLGIGSTIYQGANRYSLKNFFMGQTKFEVKGKNFFARIYMTNENAGDSYDMRFAGWNVNRAAKSDTNWFTDYARSFQLSSAVLGLNANDAANYARTFADYNVSPGLGLTPNIDPANPSAPRSARFEPGSPQFVSAFADVVSNPNLKEGAKFIDHSKLYHSDVNYNFKDLIKFAEIQVGGSWRQYVMNSEGTIFTDYDGPLNYKEYGAYTQLAKKWMDDRLKFTGSIRYDKSQNFKGNISPRVAFVYSAGATKVHNFRVSYQTGFRNPTTQDQYIGLDLGPFALIGSAVENLDRFTEVRDVSLAGQGMGNPATVTMNGHNAYENAYTVASVQAFGASGNPADLKVADIGLVKPEEVQAFEVGYRSVVRDFSIDVNAYYNIYDNFMNTARVISPYYGTVGTDLTNPAVVQSVQALAFGDRRVYQVYTNTTAQITSFGVGVGLSKKVYKDFEVGVNYNYSQFNFDQSKDPGFVAGFNTPKHRIKGSLGNSKLFKNFGFNMNIRWNTEYLWEASFADGMVPENTVFDAQINYGIPKLKSVIKVGATNLFGKDYIQVIGAGLIGQQWFASWTINP from the coding sequence ATGAGAATGTATTTACTTATTTTATCATTGTTCTTTTGCGGGGTATCCTTTGCGCAGAGTACAATTTCAGGTTCCGTTACCGATAATAAAAAAGAAGCAATTCCCGGAGCTAATATTAATGTTGTTGGAGAGGCTAGTAGCACCTCTACTGATTTTGACGGTTCATTTGTTTTAAAGTCATCCAAAAGCCTGCCATTAACTATTAGAATTACAGCAGTTGGGTATGAGACTAAAACGGTCAATGTTACTTCGGCTACACAAAAAGTCAATGTATTGTTAGTTGAGGAAAGAACAATGTTGAATGAGATTGTGGTTTCGGCTTCGAGAACTCCAGAACGAGTAATTGAGTCGCCAGTTACAATTGAAAGAATGGGAATTCAAGAAATAAGAAATACCACTGCTCCGTCTTTTTATGAAGGTTTGGAGAATCTAAAAGAGGTTATTTTTAATACCAGCAGTATTTCATTTAAATCAGTAAATACTAGAGGTTTTGCAACAGTTGCAAATACTCGTTTTATGCAATTGGTTGACGGTATGGACAATTCTTCTCCTGCGTTGAATTTTGTGTTAGGGAACTTAATTGGTCTTAATGATTTGGATGTTGCGAGTGTTGAGCTTTTACCTGGAGCATCATCAGCACTTTATGGTGCTAATGCATTTAATGGTATTTTATTCATGAACAGTAAAAGCCCATTTACGAATCAAGGAATTAGCACTTATTTTAAATACGGTCAAACTTCACAAGATGTAGCTGGAACAAATGATTATGTTGATTTTGGTCTTAGAGGGGCTACAGCATTCAGTAAGCATTTTGCAATAAAAGCAAATTTTAATTTTGTAAGAGCTACTGAGTGGATCGCTGATGATTTAAGAAGTTTGACAGGAGGTTCTATTGGACATGCTAATAATCAAAATTATGATGGATTAAATATTTATGGTGACGAGGTTACTACTTTTCTTCCAAATGTAGGACAGGTAAGTAGAACTGGATATCACGAGAAAGATTTGAATAATAATAAATCAGAAAGTGTAAAAGCAGATTTTGCTATGCATCTTAAACCTTGGGATAACGAAACTGAATTTGTATTTCAATATAAGTTAGGGATTGGTAGTACTATTTATCAAGGAGCAAACAGATATTCTTTGAAAAACTTTTTCATGGGACAAACTAAATTTGAGGTAAAAGGGAAGAACTTTTTTGCAAGAATTTATATGACTAATGAAAACGCAGGTGACTCATATGATATGCGTTTTGCTGGTTGGAACGTAAATAGAGCGGCTAAATCAGATACGAACTGGTTTACAGATTATGCTAGATCATTTCAATTGTCTTCAGCAGTATTAGGACTTAATGCAAATGATGCAGCGAATTATGCTAGAACTTTTGCAGATTACAATGTTTCGCCAGGTTTAGGTTTAACGCCAAATATTGACCCAGCTAATCCAAGTGCTCCTAGATCTGCAAGATTTGAACCAGGTTCTCCGCAATTTGTAAGTGCGTTTGCAGATGTTGTAAGCAATCCAAATCTAAAAGAAGGGGCTAAGTTTATAGATCATTCTAAATTGTATCATTCTGATGTGAATTATAATTTTAAAGATCTTATCAAATTTGCTGAAATTCAGGTTGGGGGTTCTTGGAGACAATATGTAATGAATTCAGAAGGGACAATTTTTACAGATTATGATGGTCCATTAAACTATAAAGAATATGGGGCATATACACAGCTTGCTAAAAAATGGATGGATGATAGATTAAAATTCACAGGGTCTATTCGTTATGATAAAAGCCAAAATTTTAAAGGAAATATATCGCCAAGGGTAGCTTTTGTTTATTCAGCAGGTGCTACAAAAGTGCATAATTTCAGAGTTTCATACCAAACAGGTTTTAGAAATCCAACAACGCAGGATCAATACATTGGTCTTGATTTAGGTCCATTTGCATTAATTGGTTCTGCAGTAGAAAATCTAGATCGTTTTACAGAGGTTAGAGATGTCAGTTTAGCGGGTCAAGGAATGGGTAATCCTGCTACGGTAACAATGAATGGTCATAATGCTTATGAAAATGCATACACTGTAGCTTCTGTACAGGCATTTGGAGCTTCTGGAAACCCAGCTGATCTTAAAGTAGCTGATATCGGGTTAGTAAAACCAGAAGAAGTACAAGCTTTTGAGGTTGGATATCGTTCGGTAGTAAGAGATTTCTCAATTGATGTTAATGCATATTATAATATTTATGATAATTTCATGAATACTGCTCGAGTGATTAGTCCGTATTATGGAACAGTAGGGACGGATTTAACTAATCCAGCGGTGGTACAAAGTGTTCAAGCGTTAGCGTTTGGAGACAGAAGAGTTTATCAAGTTTATACGAATACAACTGCACAAATTACTTCTTTTGGAGTTGGAGTTGGATTGTCTAAAAAAGTATACAAAGATTTTGAAGTAGGAGTGAATTACAATTATTCGCAATTTAATTTTGATCAGTCAAAAGATCCAGGATTTGTTGCTGGATTTAATACTCCAAAACATAGAATTAAAGGTTCATTGGGGAATTCTAAATTGTTTAAAAATTTTGGATTTAATATGAATATCAGATGGAATACGGAATACTTATGGGAGGCATCTTTTGCTGACGGAATGGTTCCTGAGAATACAGTGTTTGACGCTCAGATAAACTACGGAATTCCTAAGTTGAAATCGGTTATTAAAGTGGGTGCTACAAATCTTTTTGGAAAAGACTATATTCAGGTGATAGGAGCAGGTTTAATAGGGCAACAATGGTTTGCTTCATGGACAATTAACCCATAA
- a CDS encoding G-D-S-L family lipolytic protein, whose product MIKNFKWLLLVSLAFVACNNDDEDTTPAEVPITPGSAVFTKYVALGDSFAAGYSDGALFSKGQQGSYTNILSQLFAPAGGGAFSTPLMLDNIGGFSSGGVQVAKFPTRLVFNPLTSSPVNVPGVSGTSITAHLTGTFNNMGIPGAKSFHLIAPGYGNLAGVFTTPATANPYFARIASSGTTTILADAMVQSPTFFTLWIGGNDVLGYATNGGVPSSQDPVLGDDITPTATFDFAYNTLVTALTASGAKGVVANLPYVNTLPYFTTVPVNPLTLSLLGGGNTAVGLATVKALNAQLYGPLKAALTAFGAGDRINLLSETAANPLLIKDETLPNLSAQLTAAFTPTLGATMAGFYGQIFGQARQAKQITGFKDYILLPTRSVIGTAPVGIPAPLDKYGITFPLEDKHVLIQAEVKEIETATNAYNTTIASTAQAKGLAFVDTRAVMTQLSNGGINFGNFNMTAAYATGGAFSLDGIHPSPRGYGLIANIFVDAINLKYGSTLRHVDLGVYPIQYPLIIQ is encoded by the coding sequence ATGATAAAAAATTTTAAATGGCTATTATTGGTTTCATTGGCCTTTGTAGCATGTAATAATGATGATGAAGATACAACGCCTGCAGAGGTGCCTATAACACCTGGTTCGGCAGTTTTTACAAAATATGTTGCTTTAGGAGATTCATTTGCAGCAGGATATAGTGATGGAGCTTTATTTTCAAAAGGACAACAAGGTTCTTATACAAATATATTGTCTCAGCTGTTTGCTCCTGCGGGAGGTGGGGCTTTTTCAACACCATTAATGCTTGATAACATCGGAGGGTTTTCTTCTGGTGGAGTGCAGGTGGCTAAATTTCCAACACGGTTAGTTTTTAATCCACTTACAAGTTCACCAGTAAATGTGCCTGGAGTTTCGGGAACTTCAATTACTGCTCATTTAACAGGTACTTTTAATAATATGGGTATTCCTGGGGCAAAAAGTTTTCACTTGATAGCGCCAGGATATGGGAATCTTGCAGGAGTCTTCACTACTCCAGCTACAGCAAATCCATATTTTGCTCGTATTGCTTCTTCTGGTACGACTACTATTTTGGCTGATGCTATGGTACAAAGTCCAACATTTTTTACATTATGGATAGGAGGTAATGACGTTTTGGGTTATGCTACAAATGGAGGAGTGCCATCTTCTCAAGATCCAGTTTTAGGAGATGATATAACTCCAACGGCTACTTTTGATTTTGCTTATAATACGCTTGTTACTGCTTTAACGGCCAGTGGAGCAAAAGGGGTAGTTGCTAATCTTCCTTATGTGAATACATTGCCTTATTTCACAACAGTACCAGTTAACCCACTTACGCTTAGTTTGCTTGGAGGGGGAAATACAGCAGTAGGTCTTGCGACTGTTAAAGCCTTAAATGCACAGTTGTATGGACCGTTAAAAGCAGCATTAACTGCTTTTGGAGCTGGAGATAGAATTAATTTATTGTCAGAAACAGCAGCAAATCCTTTGTTAATAAAAGATGAGACTTTGCCTAATTTATCTGCACAATTAACAGCAGCTTTTACACCAACATTGGGAGCTACAATGGCAGGGTTTTATGGTCAGATTTTTGGACAGGCTAGACAAGCGAAACAAATAACTGGTTTTAAGGATTATATTTTGCTTCCTACGAGATCAGTTATAGGAACAGCTCCAGTTGGAATTCCAGCACCTTTAGATAAATATGGGATTACATTCCCATTAGAAGATAAACATGTTTTAATTCAGGCAGAGGTAAAAGAAATAGAAACTGCAACAAATGCATATAATACAACTATTGCTTCTACTGCTCAGGCAAAAGGTTTGGCTTTTGTAGATACAAGAGCTGTTATGACACAGTTGTCAAATGGAGGAATCAATTTCGGGAACTTTAATATGACTGCAGCTTATGCAACAGGTGGTGCATTTTCGTTAGATGGAATACATCCAAGTCCTAGAGGATATGGTTTAATAGCAAATATTTTTGTAGATGCTATTAACTTGAAATATGGTTCTACATTACGACATGTTGATTTGGGAGTTTATCCAATTCAATATCCGCTAATAATACAATAA
- the atpD gene encoding F0F1 ATP synthase subunit beta: MSKVIGKVAQIIGPVVDVVFNGKDVELPKIYDSLEITKKDGTLLVLEVQSHIGENTVRTISMDSTDGLSRGYEVVGTGNPIQMPIGPDVYGRLFNVIGDAIDGLGDLPKTGENGLSIHRQAPRFEDLSTSSEVLFTGIKVIDLIEPYSKGGKIGLFGGAGVGKTVLIQELINNIAKGHGGLSVFAGVGERTREGNDLLREMLESGIIKYGDDFMHSMENGGWDLSKVDMPGMRESKATFVFGQMNEPPGARARVALSGLSIAEYFRDGAGTDQGKDVLFFVDNIFRFTQAGSEVSALLGRMPSAVGYQPTLATEMGAMQERITSTNKGSITSVQAVYVPADDLTDPAPATTFAHLDATTVLSRKIAELGIYPAVDPLDSTSRILTPQILGDEHYDCAQRVKEILQKYKQLQDIIAILGMEELSEEDKLSVSRARRVQRFLSQPFHVAEQFTGIPGVLVDIKDTIKGFNMIIDGELDHLPEAAFNLKGSIQDAIEAGEKMLAEA; this comes from the coding sequence ATGTCAAAAGTAATAGGAAAAGTTGCCCAAATCATTGGACCAGTAGTTGATGTCGTTTTCAACGGTAAAGATGTTGAACTTCCAAAAATTTATGATTCATTAGAAATCACTAAAAAAGACGGAACATTGTTAGTTCTTGAAGTACAATCTCATATCGGAGAGAATACAGTTCGTACAATATCAATGGACTCAACAGATGGTTTGAGCCGTGGATATGAAGTAGTTGGAACTGGAAACCCAATCCAAATGCCAATCGGTCCAGACGTATATGGTCGATTATTTAATGTAATTGGAGATGCAATTGATGGTTTAGGGGACTTGCCAAAAACAGGAGAAAATGGATTGTCTATTCACAGACAGGCTCCAAGATTCGAAGATTTATCAACTTCATCTGAAGTATTGTTCACAGGTATTAAAGTAATCGATTTGATTGAGCCTTATTCAAAAGGGGGTAAAATTGGATTGTTCGGTGGTGCTGGTGTTGGAAAAACAGTATTGATTCAAGAGTTGATCAACAATATCGCAAAAGGTCACGGTGGACTTTCAGTATTCGCAGGAGTAGGAGAAAGAACACGTGAAGGAAATGACTTACTTCGTGAGATGTTAGAGTCAGGAATTATAAAATATGGTGATGATTTCATGCACTCTATGGAAAATGGAGGATGGGATTTATCTAAAGTAGATATGCCAGGAATGAGAGAGTCAAAAGCTACTTTCGTTTTCGGACAAATGAATGAGCCTCCTGGAGCTCGTGCACGTGTAGCACTTTCAGGATTATCTATCGCTGAGTATTTCCGTGATGGAGCAGGAACAGATCAAGGTAAAGACGTATTGTTTTTCGTTGATAACATCTTCCGTTTTACACAAGCAGGTTCAGAGGTTTCGGCTCTTTTAGGTCGTATGCCATCTGCGGTAGGATACCAACCAACATTAGCAACAGAAATGGGTGCGATGCAGGAACGTATTACATCTACAAACAAAGGTTCTATTACATCTGTACAAGCGGTTTACGTACCTGCGGATGATTTAACTGACCCGGCGCCAGCAACAACTTTTGCTCACTTAGATGCAACAACAGTATTGTCTCGTAAAATTGCAGAGCTAGGTATTTATCCAGCAGTAGATCCATTGGATTCTACTTCTAGAATCTTGACTCCTCAAATTTTAGGTGATGAGCACTATGACTGTGCACAAAGAGTAAAAGAAATTCTTCAAAAATACAAACAATTACAAGATATCATCGCGATTCTAGGTATGGAAGAATTATCAGAAGAAGATAAATTATCTGTATCAAGAGCACGTCGTGTACAACGTTTCTTGTCTCAACCATTCCACGTAGCGGAGCAATTTACAGGTATTCCTGGAGTATTGGTTGATATTAAAGATACTATCAAAGGATTTAACATGATTATCGACGGTGAGTTAGATCATCTTCCAGAAGCAGCTTTCAACCTTAAAGGTTCTATTCAAGATGCAATTGAGGCTGGAGAGAAAATGTTAGCAGAAGCTTAA
- a CDS encoding F0F1 ATP synthase subunit epsilon, which translates to MTLEIVSPEAKLFSGNVTSVTLPGVDGSFQILNHHAPIVSILEKGTIKIVAPSFSFPKEVAGKFTKVNDQTYTLDIVSGTIEMKDNKIIVLAD; encoded by the coding sequence ATGACTTTAGAAATAGTATCACCAGAAGCAAAATTATTTTCAGGAAATGTGACTTCGGTTACATTACCAGGAGTTGATGGAAGCTTTCAAATATTGAATCATCACGCTCCTATTGTTTCTATTTTAGAAAAAGGAACTATTAAAATTGTAGCACCAAGCTTCAGTTTTCCTAAAGAAGTAGCGGGTAAATTCACGAAAGTAAATGACCAAACTTATACTTTAGATATTGTGTCAGGTACTATCGAGATGAAAGACAATAAAATAATTGTTTTAGCAGACTAA
- a CDS encoding aminotransferase class I/II-fold pyridoxal phosphate-dependent enzyme, which yields MKLPENLVQKLVVRKQNNALRQLPDANVSIDFTSNDYIGFSKSTVIFNKTHQYLLDTKNIQNGATGSRLISGNHSLYKIAETFIAQFHQSESALIFNSGYDANVGFFSAVPQRNDVILYDELSHASIRDGILMSNAKTYKFNHNDFEDLERLIVKHQNSILYIVTESVFSMDGDCPNLEELVLLSEKYNCYLVVDEAHALGVFGEKGEGLLQFLGLHTRVFARIMTFGKGLGCHGAAVLGSQELKEYLVNFARSFIYTTGLSPHSVATIFIAYQQLEIEKETIEKLRQNIVYFNQQKKLLGLQPMFVRSKSAIQSAIIPGNENVKAVAQKMQENGFDVKAILSPTVPEGQERLRFCIHSYNTYEEISSVFTCISSLL from the coding sequence ATGAAATTACCAGAAAACCTTGTTCAAAAATTAGTTGTAAGAAAGCAAAATAATGCACTTAGACAATTGCCAGATGCTAATGTGTCAATTGATTTTACTTCCAATGATTATATTGGGTTTTCAAAATCTACAGTAATTTTTAATAAAACGCATCAGTACTTACTTGATACTAAAAATATACAAAATGGAGCAACGGGTTCAAGATTAATTTCTGGGAATCATTCTTTGTATAAAATAGCAGAAACTTTTATAGCACAGTTTCATCAGTCAGAATCAGCTTTAATTTTTAATTCGGGTTACGATGCCAATGTTGGTTTTTTTAGCGCTGTACCACAGCGCAATGATGTTATTTTGTATGATGAGCTAAGTCATGCTTCTATTCGTGATGGGATTTTAATGTCGAATGCTAAAACGTATAAATTTAATCATAATGATTTTGAAGATTTAGAACGACTTATAGTAAAACATCAAAATTCAATACTTTATATTGTTACCGAAAGTGTTTTTTCTATGGATGGAGATTGTCCAAATCTAGAAGAATTAGTACTGTTGTCCGAAAAATACAATTGTTACCTTGTAGTTGATGAAGCCCATGCATTGGGGGTTTTTGGAGAAAAAGGCGAAGGATTATTGCAGTTTCTAGGATTACATACTAGAGTTTTTGCTAGAATTATGACTTTTGGTAAAGGTTTAGGATGCCATGGTGCAGCAGTTCTTGGTTCTCAAGAACTGAAAGAATACCTCGTTAATTTTGCAAGAAGTTTTATTTATACAACGGGATTGTCTCCACATTCTGTTGCGACTATCTTCATTGCTTATCAGCAGTTGGAAATAGAAAAAGAAACCATCGAAAAGCTACGTCAAAATATTGTTTACTTCAATCAACAAAAAAAACTTCTAGGATTGCAGCCTATGTTTGTTCGAAGTAAATCGGCAATCCAATCAGCAATTATTCCTGGTAATGAAAATGTAAAGGCTGTTGCTCAAAAAATGCAAGAAAATGGATTTGATGTAAAAGCAATCTTGTCACCAACAGTTCCAGAAGGACAGGAGAGATTGCGTTTTTGTATTCATAGTTATAATACTTATGAAGAAATTTCATCTGTGTTTACTTGTATTTCCTCACTTTTGTAA
- a CDS encoding TraB/GumN family protein: MKNLFKSIVVVIVMLFCGTIQAQDKTPKLENSLLWEISGNGLSKSSYLYGTIHLMCPDKYSISEKVKKAFQKSDKLIIEVNFSDPKEMEDAQKLAMGSEPLSKKLSSEELSELDSILQKLAGLKIKQVDNFSLATVMSLITIKTFDCENLKSYEKDFIDLAKKQNKTIGGFETLKGQLEILSSSYSDSEMISMLKELNKELTNKMMDDYVAEDIESLYKAITSDEMMSEKAKNVILDQRNINWVKNMSELMKKERLFVAVGSGHLAGEQGVINLLRKAGYKVKPVMK, encoded by the coding sequence ATGAAAAATTTATTTAAATCAATAGTAGTAGTAATTGTAATGCTTTTTTGCGGAACAATACAAGCACAGGATAAAACTCCAAAATTAGAGAATTCGCTTTTATGGGAAATCTCAGGAAATGGATTAAGCAAGTCGTCTTATTTGTATGGAACAATTCATTTAATGTGTCCTGATAAATATTCTATTTCAGAAAAGGTAAAAAAAGCATTTCAAAAATCAGATAAATTAATCATTGAAGTTAATTTTTCTGATCCAAAAGAAATGGAAGATGCACAAAAATTAGCAATGGGTTCAGAGCCGTTAAGTAAAAAATTGTCTTCGGAGGAGTTGTCAGAGTTGGATTCAATTTTACAAAAATTGGCAGGGTTAAAAATTAAACAGGTCGATAATTTTAGTTTAGCTACAGTTATGAGTTTAATTACTATAAAGACATTTGACTGTGAAAATTTGAAATCATATGAAAAGGATTTTATAGATTTAGCTAAAAAACAAAATAAAACTATTGGCGGATTCGAAACCCTAAAAGGACAATTAGAGATATTAAGTAGTTCTTATTCAGATTCAGAAATGATCAGTATGTTAAAGGAATTGAATAAGGAGTTAACAAACAAAATGATGGATGATTATGTTGCTGAAGATATAGAAAGCCTTTATAAAGCTATTACAAGTGATGAAATGATGAGTGAAAAAGCGAAGAATGTCATTCTTGATCAAAGAAATATAAATTGGGTAAAAAACATGTCTGAACTGATGAAAAAAGAGCGCTTGTTTGTTGCAGTAGGTTCAGGACATTTGGCAGGAGAGCAAGGTGTAATTAATTTATTGAGAAAGGCAGGATATAAAGTAAAACCAGTAATGAAGTAA